A genomic stretch from Methanomassiliicoccales archaeon includes:
- a CDS encoding ABC transporter permease, translating into MPNRIISTLISSVRMFYRSKSSVFWTIAFPVILILIFGAIFSGGNDGKYNLHVQDLSNSQMSHNFIEALNRSGSINVINVGKNVNISEYIRDNSPTAVLIIPSNFDSAFIPGATNNTTQLKLMIDPTSTSANVITTIVVSVSNHFNLAIAQGGEIITLQRTEIASEQFNFIDFFLPGIIALTTMTTTIFWTVDIQSRYRENGIFKKLMTTPLTRMEWLATQILWQLIVVFISIVAILVVGIALYDVKLTLDPVAVLIIISSSALFSSMGMILARFIKEPETAGTAANAITFPMMFLSGTFFPLEMMPGYLRAVAQVLPLTYVNNGLRDAMVYDNAVGATNSLIVVVILATIFFVIGVAVSRWKVE; encoded by the coding sequence ATGCCAAATAGGATCATATCGACCTTAATCAGTTCGGTGAGAATGTTTTATCGCAGCAAATCATCAGTTTTCTGGACGATCGCATTCCCTGTGATCCTGATACTCATTTTCGGAGCGATTTTTAGCGGCGGCAATGATGGAAAATACAACCTTCATGTCCAAGATCTTTCGAATTCTCAGATGTCACACAACTTTATCGAAGCTCTCAACCGAAGTGGATCGATCAATGTGATCAATGTCGGAAAGAATGTCAACATTTCTGAGTACATCAGAGACAATAGCCCAACTGCGGTGCTTATCATTCCCTCGAACTTCGATTCCGCGTTCATCCCAGGCGCGACAAATAATACAACTCAGCTAAAATTGATGATCGATCCGACGAGCACCTCCGCCAATGTGATCACGACGATCGTCGTTTCTGTGAGCAACCATTTTAACCTCGCGATAGCGCAAGGCGGAGAAATCATCACACTTCAGCGCACAGAGATCGCTTCAGAGCAATTCAACTTTATTGACTTCTTTTTGCCAGGGATCATCGCATTGACAACGATGACAACGACGATTTTCTGGACAGTCGATATTCAATCAAGATACAGGGAGAATGGGATTTTCAAGAAGCTCATGACGACGCCGCTGACACGAATGGAATGGCTCGCTACGCAGATACTTTGGCAGCTGATCGTTGTCTTCATTTCCATTGTCGCGATTCTCGTTGTTGGAATAGCGCTTTACGATGTCAAGCTGACCCTTGATCCTGTCGCCGTCCTCATCATTATCTCTTCGAGTGCTCTGTTTTCATCAATGGGAATGATCCTTGCAAGGTTCATCAAGGAGCCAGAAACAGCCGGCACAGCGGCCAATGCTATCACATTTCCAATGATGTTTCTTTCGGGAACATTCTTCCCCCTCGAAATGATGCCTGGATATCTCAGAGCGGTCGCACAGGTGTTACCGCTGACATATGTCAACAATGGTCTCAGAGATGCAATGGTCTATGACAATGCAGTAGGAGCGACGAATAGTCTGATCGTCGTCGTCATTCTTGCAACGATTTTCTTTGTGATCGGTGTCGCCGTATCGAGATGGAAAGTTGAATAA
- a CDS encoding ABC transporter permease yields the protein MADQRWRRSRICRGIETGSRRDLSQARGGDTLRLDKVWIVARKDLAEFKTNKYIIFSLIAMPLVMAFVMPVVYLVPVTMFAEPTDEKPLDLTINISATIVGGNITEVSIKDLRLIGVNLTNSVATGCIIEGCDVSKSVVFDSFIVESRINSTLVVHSNLENTTRIDSVLDRCVVIGEVNEAEKFLKVFIDSLLMFFILIPAVIPTVIASYSFVGEKINKSLEPLLATPTTDTELLAGKSISIFLPTMLVTWASLVPFVILVDVIVQPVIGYYPLPNLIWLVGVFILAPLFCILSILINMLISSKVSDVRASQQIGGLVVLPVVAFFIIAIAGLVTLDFVLMTAFILLTAAIDVVVFYVSLKVFRREEILVRWK from the coding sequence ATCGCTGATCAACGCTGGCGGAGAAGTCGAATTTGTCGAGGAATTGAGACGGGGTCTCGAAGAGATCTATCTCAGGCTCGTGGGGGGGATACGCTGAGGCTAGATAAGGTTTGGATCGTTGCGAGAAAGGATCTCGCTGAGTTCAAAACTAATAAGTATATCATTTTCAGCCTCATCGCCATGCCCCTCGTTATGGCATTCGTCATGCCAGTCGTCTATCTGGTTCCGGTGACAATGTTTGCAGAGCCCACGGACGAAAAACCACTCGATCTCACAATCAACATCTCCGCGACTATTGTAGGTGGGAATATCACTGAAGTCTCGATAAAGGACTTGAGATTGATTGGTGTGAATTTGACAAATTCGGTCGCGACAGGATGCATAATTGAAGGGTGCGATGTGTCAAAATCAGTTGTCTTTGATTCTTTTATCGTCGAATCGAGAATCAATAGCACTCTCGTGGTTCATAGCAATCTGGAAAATACCACGAGGATCGACTCTGTGCTCGATCGTTGTGTCGTGATTGGAGAGGTGAATGAGGCGGAGAAGTTCCTGAAGGTCTTCATTGACTCATTACTCATGTTTTTCATTCTCATTCCCGCCGTGATACCGACGGTCATCGCCTCCTACAGCTTTGTCGGCGAAAAGATCAACAAGAGTCTTGAACCTTTACTTGCGACCCCTACAACCGATACGGAACTCCTCGCTGGTAAGTCGATCTCCATTTTCCTCCCGACGATGCTCGTGACCTGGGCGAGCCTCGTGCCGTTCGTGATTCTCGTCGATGTCATCGTGCAACCTGTCATCGGCTACTATCCTCTTCCGAATCTTATTTGGCTCGTTGGAGTCTTCATCCTCGCGCCACTTTTCTGCATTCTCAGCATTCTGATCAATATGCTAATTTCGTCAAAAGTCAGCGATGTGAGGGCTTCCCAACAGATAGGAGGGCTCGTCGTTTTACCAGTCGTTGCCTTTTTCATTATTGCGATAGCAGGCCTCGTGACGCTCGATTTCGTTTTGATGACAGCGTTCATACTCTTAACGGCGGCTATTGATGTCGTCGTTTTTTATGTAAGTTTGAAGGTCTTCCGTCGCGAGGAAATTCTCGTCAGATGGAAGTGA
- a CDS encoding ABC transporter ATP-binding protein: MTEIVIEVNDLTKKYGNLTAVDNISFYVEKGEIFSLLGPNGAGKTTIVEILECLRSMTSGEARVLGLDVTKKAREIKYKIGVLPQDFNAFDLLTVRENIEFFGSMYERMLDPMDLIKAMDLEEKANEYFKNLSGGLKQRVGVAIAMVNDPEIIFLDEPTTGLDPNARREVWKVIEGLKKKGKTVILTTHYMEEAEILSDRVGIIDHGRFLALGSPREIIDRYGSGSRCIITNADERCRNVLEKQWPDHEIKNGNCIIPLKDKSSLVEIIYALDRSGGNYEQIQLTRPTLEDVFLRLTGRKLAEGGDVENAK, encoded by the coding sequence ATAACAGAAATAGTTATCGAGGTCAATGATCTGACAAAGAAATACGGCAACCTGACCGCTGTTGACAATATTTCCTTTTACGTCGAGAAAGGAGAGATTTTTTCTTTACTCGGTCCAAACGGTGCAGGGAAAACAACAATTGTCGAAATACTCGAATGCCTCAGATCAATGACGTCTGGAGAAGCGAGGGTGCTTGGTCTGGATGTCACGAAGAAGGCAAGAGAGATTAAGTACAAGATCGGAGTACTTCCGCAGGATTTCAACGCTTTTGACCTTCTCACGGTTAGGGAGAATATCGAATTTTTCGGAAGCATGTACGAACGCATGCTTGATCCTATGGATTTGATCAAAGCGATGGATCTTGAAGAAAAAGCAAATGAATACTTCAAGAATCTTTCCGGCGGGTTAAAGCAAAGAGTCGGCGTGGCAATTGCCATGGTCAACGATCCGGAGATTATTTTTCTGGATGAGCCGACAACGGGCCTCGATCCGAACGCGAGGAGAGAGGTCTGGAAAGTCATTGAAGGGCTCAAGAAGAAGGGGAAAACGGTGATTCTGACGACACATTACATGGAAGAAGCAGAGATTCTTTCAGATCGCGTCGGAATCATCGATCACGGACGATTTCTTGCGTTGGGTTCTCCACGGGAGATTATTGATAGATATGGATCAGGAAGCCGTTGTATTATTACAAACGCCGATGAAAGATGTCGTAATGTGCTAGAAAAGCAATGGCCAGATCACGAAATCAAGAATGGCAACTGCATTATTCCTCTCAAGGACAAAAGTAGCCTTGTAGAGATCATTTACGCGCTCGACAGAAGCGGCGGTAATTACGAGCAAATACAGCTCACGAGACCGACACTCGAGGATGTCTTTCTCAGATTAACTGGAAGAAAGCTCGCCGAAGGAGGTGACGTAGAGAATGCCAAATAG
- a CDS encoding aldehyde ferredoxin oxidoreductase yields MTELKAKYEDVPEKWKNLGGRGLTSTIVAEEVPPTCHPLGPNNKVVFAPGIVTGTSAPTSGRISVGGKSPLTGGIKEANAGTNFAQKLAKLGIKALIVQGQSKDKYYLLKITKDKVEFFDAKPWVGKGLYEVYPQLRENFGKDVAICATGIAGELGGAGAGVAFNDIDGLPSRYAGRGGLGAVMATRGLKFIVVDDEGAPGVEIKNKDLFKEGTKKLTAALQKHDITKPGGTLNSYGTDALINVINEAGALPHRNFSAGYDELAPLVSGEKKAEIIKKRGGERPHVCSPGCIIQCSEVWVKEGGKDPVGVLEYESVWALGPNCGIYNLDDVGELNRACNDLGLDTIEMGGTIGVAMEGGIVKFGDGKGALCLLEEVRKKSPLGRIIANGTEFTGKAFGVTRIPTVKGQSIPAYDPRPIKGIGVTYATTPMGADHTAGYAIAPEILGVGGKADPMDTKKADLSRALQQSTAFIDSSGYCLFTAFAIMDIPEGFEGMVESCNGVLGTNWTVDDAVKLGAKILETERKFNKAAGLTRAHDRLPEFMRIEPLPPKNVVYDVPEAELDRVYPE; encoded by the coding sequence ATGACCGAACTGAAGGCCAAATACGAGGACGTTCCAGAGAAATGGAAGAACCTTGGCGGCCGTGGACTCACTTCGACAATTGTGGCTGAAGAGGTGCCTCCGACCTGCCATCCGCTGGGACCTAACAACAAAGTGGTCTTCGCTCCGGGAATTGTGACAGGCACGAGTGCTCCGACATCCGGGCGAATTTCCGTTGGTGGTAAATCGCCGCTGACTGGGGGTATCAAAGAAGCAAACGCAGGTACCAATTTCGCGCAAAAATTGGCAAAACTTGGAATCAAGGCATTGATCGTTCAAGGTCAGAGTAAAGACAAGTATTATCTCTTGAAGATCACAAAGGACAAAGTCGAATTCTTCGATGCCAAGCCATGGGTTGGCAAGGGTCTTTACGAAGTTTATCCGCAATTGAGGGAGAACTTCGGGAAGGACGTCGCGATTTGCGCGACTGGGATCGCAGGAGAGCTCGGAGGCGCTGGAGCTGGCGTCGCATTTAATGACATCGATGGATTGCCAAGCAGATATGCAGGTCGAGGTGGCCTCGGCGCGGTAATGGCAACGCGAGGGCTGAAATTCATCGTTGTGGACGATGAGGGTGCACCTGGTGTCGAAATAAAGAACAAAGATCTGTTTAAGGAAGGAACAAAGAAGCTGACTGCTGCGCTCCAGAAGCACGACATCACAAAGCCTGGAGGAACGCTGAACAGCTATGGGACCGATGCATTGATCAATGTGATCAACGAGGCTGGTGCTCTCCCGCACAGGAATTTCTCCGCGGGCTACGATGAGCTTGCGCCGCTTGTTTCGGGAGAAAAGAAAGCTGAAATCATTAAGAAAAGGGGCGGTGAGAGACCGCATGTGTGCAGCCCCGGTTGTATTATCCAATGCTCAGAAGTCTGGGTCAAAGAAGGCGGCAAGGACCCGGTCGGCGTTCTCGAATACGAATCCGTTTGGGCACTCGGTCCGAACTGCGGCATTTACAATCTCGACGATGTCGGCGAGTTGAACCGCGCGTGTAACGATCTCGGTCTCGATACGATTGAAATGGGTGGGACGATCGGAGTCGCGATGGAAGGAGGTATCGTGAAGTTCGGCGACGGCAAGGGCGCTCTGTGCCTGCTTGAAGAGGTAAGGAAGAAATCGCCGCTGGGCCGTATCATCGCGAACGGAACAGAGTTCACCGGCAAGGCGTTCGGCGTTACGAGGATTCCGACGGTCAAGGGACAGAGCATACCGGCATATGACCCGCGCCCCATTAAAGGAATCGGCGTCACCTACGCGACAACGCCGATGGGTGCAGACCACACGGCGGGATACGCAATCGCGCCAGAGATCCTCGGCGTCGGCGGAAAGGCGGATCCGATGGACACGAAGAAGGCTGATCTCTCGAGGGCACTGCAACAGAGCACCGCGTTCATCGACTCGAGCGGCTATTGTCTCTTTACTGCGTTCGCCATCATGGACATACCTGAGGGATTCGAGGGCATGGTCGAGTCGTGTAACGGCGTGCTAGGAACAAACTGGACAGTCGACGATGCGGTGAAGCTCGGTGCGAAGATTCTTGAAACCGAAAGAAAGTTCAACAAGGCCGCAGGTCTGACGAGAGCGCACGACAGACTGCCGGAATTCATGAGAATCGAACCGCTGCCGCCGAAAAACGTCGTTTACGATGTTCCAGAAGCAGAACTTGATCGAGTCTATCCTGAGTGA
- a CDS encoding MoaD family protein: MSIRVKLFATLQEIAGINEIYIEADDVMDVLEQLVSKFGKLKDEIFEDYERRKVRPRVKVMVNGYNIDHLKGFETRLVDGDRVAVFPVLAGG, from the coding sequence ATGAGTATCAGGGTGAAACTTTTCGCGACACTTCAGGAGATTGCGGGCATCAATGAAATCTATATTGAGGCAGACGATGTCATGGATGTGCTTGAACAACTCGTTTCAAAATTCGGAAAGCTGAAAGACGAAATTTTCGAAGATTACGAAAGAAGAAAGGTTAGGCCAAGAGTTAAAGTCATGGTCAACGGTTATAATATTGATCATCTCAAGGGATTTGAGACACGCCTGGTCGATGGGGACAGAGTTGCTGTATTCCCCGTTCTCGCTGGTGGATGA